The Nitrospiraceae bacterium genome contains a region encoding:
- a CDS encoding vitamin B12-dependent ribonucleotide reductase codes for MRIERRFTRRGQSPYEGLAFVKRSSEIRNPDGSTVFKLDQIDIPEPWSQLAIDILAQKYFRKAGVPLRGEDGGPILEHDGKPVLGGERDARQVFERLAGCWTHWGKAYGYFKTPEDSDAFHDELCYMLAHQMAAPNSPQWFNTGLHYVYGLNGPAQGHYYVDPKTREVVKATNAFEHPQPHACFIQSIEDDLVNENGIMDLWVREARLFKYGSGTGTNFSKLRGDGESLSGGGRSSGLMSFLRIGDRAAGAIKSGGTTRRAAKMVCLDLDHPDIEEFIDWKVIEEQKVAAMVTGSKICAERLNAVLKACHVVDSAGQMKVEINAKQNPILKEALAAARRDAVPEAYVQRMFAYAQQGFTHFVFHEYDTNWDGKAYQTVSGQNSNNSVRIPNEFFAALDSDGDWQLKRRTDGKVSKTVKAHDLWDRIGWAAWICADPGTQYDSTINEWHTCPEDGRINASNPCSEYMFLDDTACNLASLNLGEFFTSDGGFELDNFRHAVRLWTIVLEISVLMASFPSRSIAEKSYHFRTLGLGYANLGTVLMRQGIPYDSPKALAICGALSAIMTGESYAASAEMAAELWPFPGYAKNRDAMLRVIRNHRRAAYNAPDEEYENLTIKPMGIHAEHCPPELLIAARRAWDRALELGTAYGFRNAQVSVIAPTGTIGLVMDCDTTGIEPDFALVKFKKLAGGGYFKIINQSLPPALASLGYDESQIREIVNYCVGRQTLQGAPFINHETLRQKGFDDAALARMESGLAQAFEVQFTFNKYTLGEEFCRGKLGLTDAQLNESNFNMLKTLGFTQEEIAAANDYCCGTMTVEGAPHLKAEHLPVFDCANRCGRIGQRYIPVDAHIRMMAAAQPFISGAISKTINMPADATLEDVKSAYLFAWKSMVKAVALYRDGSKLSQPLSASTDGGKTAEAAPEVLAAVEKITERVLVRYLAKRRPLPTRRNGYTQKAVIGGHKLYLRTGEYEDGTVGEIFLDMHKEGAAFRSLMNCFAIAISLGLQHGVPLEEFVEAFVFTRFEPNGPVKLNDRIKMSTSIIDYIFRELAVTYLDRFDLAQVQEEDLRMDSMKKDEQDPECMEEEATPETLASASISTDLFPSRQNVTSRHQGNGHGHGNGNVAHKVEIKRETVTLTAVQIARQKGYEGDPCTECKQFTMVRNGTCLKCDTCGATSGCS; via the coding sequence GTGAGAATAGAACGACGATTTACGCGTCGCGGACAAAGCCCCTATGAAGGCCTGGCGTTCGTGAAACGTTCCTCGGAGATTCGGAATCCCGACGGCTCGACTGTCTTCAAGCTCGATCAGATCGATATTCCGGAACCCTGGTCTCAGTTGGCCATCGACATTCTTGCGCAAAAGTACTTTCGGAAAGCTGGCGTTCCGCTCCGTGGTGAAGACGGCGGCCCGATTCTCGAACATGACGGCAAGCCGGTTTTAGGAGGCGAGCGCGATGCGCGACAGGTGTTCGAGCGATTGGCAGGCTGTTGGACTCACTGGGGAAAGGCCTACGGGTATTTCAAGACCCCGGAAGACAGCGACGCCTTTCATGACGAACTCTGTTACATGCTGGCACATCAAATGGCCGCGCCGAACTCGCCCCAATGGTTCAACACAGGTCTCCACTATGTATACGGGCTCAATGGACCAGCGCAGGGACATTATTATGTAGACCCGAAAACTCGCGAGGTCGTGAAGGCCACCAACGCGTTCGAACATCCGCAGCCACACGCCTGCTTCATTCAGTCGATCGAAGACGATCTCGTCAACGAAAATGGAATCATGGACCTCTGGGTGCGGGAAGCACGCTTGTTCAAGTACGGATCCGGAACTGGAACAAATTTTTCGAAACTGCGCGGGGACGGTGAGTCGTTGTCTGGAGGAGGTCGCTCATCTGGTTTGATGTCGTTCCTTCGTATCGGTGACCGCGCGGCCGGCGCCATCAAGTCAGGCGGAACGACCAGGCGTGCTGCCAAGATGGTCTGTTTGGATCTCGATCACCCGGATATCGAGGAGTTCATCGATTGGAAGGTAATTGAAGAGCAAAAGGTCGCAGCCATGGTGACAGGGTCCAAGATCTGCGCGGAACGTCTGAATGCTGTCCTCAAGGCCTGCCACGTGGTCGATAGTGCCGGGCAGATGAAGGTTGAGATTAACGCGAAGCAGAACCCGATCCTGAAGGAAGCTCTAGCGGCAGCGAGACGCGATGCGGTTCCAGAGGCCTATGTGCAGCGGATGTTTGCCTATGCTCAACAGGGATTCACCCATTTTGTATTTCACGAATATGACACTAATTGGGATGGCAAGGCCTATCAGACAGTCTCAGGCCAAAACTCGAACAACAGCGTCCGCATTCCCAATGAGTTTTTTGCTGCATTGGATTCTGATGGTGACTGGCAATTGAAGCGACGAACGGATGGGAAGGTGTCCAAAACGGTCAAGGCACATGATTTGTGGGATCGCATCGGCTGGGCTGCGTGGATTTGTGCGGACCCCGGCACCCAATACGACAGTACGATCAATGAATGGCATACCTGTCCGGAGGATGGCCGAATTAATGCGTCGAATCCGTGCTCGGAATACATGTTCCTCGACGATACGGCGTGCAATCTGGCTTCACTGAATCTCGGAGAGTTTTTTACCTCTGATGGTGGTTTTGAATTGGACAATTTCCGACACGCCGTCCGTCTCTGGACGATTGTGTTGGAAATCAGCGTGTTGATGGCCTCGTTCCCCAGCCGCTCGATTGCGGAAAAAAGCTACCACTTCCGAACGCTCGGTCTTGGGTACGCCAATTTGGGCACGGTTCTGATGCGGCAGGGAATTCCCTACGATTCTCCTAAAGCGTTAGCGATCTGCGGGGCCTTGTCTGCCATCATGACTGGTGAATCGTATGCGGCATCGGCTGAAATGGCGGCTGAGCTCTGGCCGTTTCCCGGCTATGCGAAAAATCGCGATGCCATGCTCCGGGTGATCCGCAACCATCGTCGAGCAGCCTATAACGCTCCTGATGAGGAATACGAAAACCTGACGATCAAGCCAATGGGTATTCATGCGGAACATTGTCCGCCGGAACTGCTGATTGCTGCGAGGCGCGCATGGGACCGCGCTCTGGAGCTTGGTACTGCTTATGGGTTTCGAAACGCGCAAGTCTCGGTCATCGCTCCCACTGGCACGATCGGGTTGGTCATGGACTGTGATACCACCGGTATCGAACCGGATTTTGCACTGGTGAAATTCAAAAAGTTGGCGGGCGGTGGCTACTTTAAGATTATCAACCAAAGCTTACCGCCGGCGCTGGCATCGTTGGGTTATGACGAATCTCAGATCCGCGAGATCGTGAACTACTGCGTGGGACGCCAGACCCTTCAAGGTGCGCCGTTCATCAACCACGAGACGTTACGACAAAAGGGATTTGATGATGCTGCTCTGGCCAGAATGGAGAGCGGGCTGGCACAAGCCTTCGAAGTTCAATTTACGTTCAATAAGTACACGCTGGGTGAGGAGTTCTGCCGAGGGAAGCTCGGGCTCACGGATGCGCAGCTGAATGAATCCAACTTCAATATGCTGAAGACGCTGGGATTCACGCAAGAAGAAATTGCGGCGGCGAACGACTACTGTTGCGGAACGATGACGGTCGAAGGTGCCCCGCATCTCAAGGCCGAGCATCTGCCCGTTTTTGATTGTGCGAATCGCTGCGGCCGCATCGGCCAACGATACATTCCTGTCGACGCCCATATCCGAATGATGGCTGCCGCTCAGCCGTTCATCAGCGGCGCGATCAGCAAGACCATCAATATGCCTGCTGATGCGACGCTGGAGGATGTTAAATCGGCGTACCTCTTTGCCTGGAAATCCATGGTGAAAGCGGTTGCGTTGTATCGCGACGGGTCGAAGTTGAGTCAACCCCTCTCCGCATCAACGGACGGCGGAAAGACAGCGGAAGCTGCTCCCGAAGTCCTTGCAGCGGTGGAAAAGATCACGGAGCGGGTTCTGGTTCGATACTTGGCCAAGCGTCGGCCGCTTCCAACACGCCGGAATGGCTATACACAAAAGGCGGTCATTGGTGGACATAAACTCTACCTCCGTACCGGTGAATATGAAGACGGAACAGTGGGCGAAATCTTTTTAGACATGCATAAGGAAGGCGCCGCCTTCCGCAGTCTGATGAACTGCTTTGCCATCGCGATTTCCCTTGGTCTTCAACACGGAGTGCCGTTGGAGGAGTTTGTTGAAGCCTTCGTATTCACCCGATTTGAGCCTAACGGACCGGTGAAACTCAACGATCGGATCAAGATGTCGACTTCGATCATTGACTATATTTTCCGCGAACTGGCCGTAACCTATCTTGATCGGTTCGATCTGGCGCAGGTCCAGGAGGAAGATCTGCGGATGGATTCGATGAAGAAGGATGAGCAAGATCCGGAATGCATGGAGGAGGAAGCAACTCCGGAAACCCTGGCATCGGCCTCAATCAGCACCGATCTGTTCCCGTCCAGACAGAACGTGACCTCACGACACCAGGGCAATGGCCATGGACACGGGAACGGGAATGTTGCGCACAAGGTCGAAATCAAGCGGGAAACGGTGACGCTCACAGCAGTACAGATTGCTCGTCAAAAAGGCTATGAAGGGGATCCTTGCACAGAGTGTAAGCAGTTTACGATGGTGCGGAATGGGACTTGTCTCAAGTGCGATACCTGTGGTGCCACAAGTGGATGCTCTTAA
- a CDS encoding DUF4359 domain-containing protein gives MNLLQLLCLVIGLSAAVVLALTNPTTEQYLSFVQSELSQAIERMDSSTPERERTVIQNIFRTHGQELIQGVVRPNTVRRNWGLLCRFETKVLDVHIVVLGIGGHFIPLKGVDEAVLRLGRLTF, from the coding sequence ATGAATCTTCTGCAATTACTGTGTCTTGTCATCGGGCTTTCAGCGGCGGTCGTTCTTGCGCTGACTAATCCGACCACGGAACAATATCTTTCTTTTGTTCAATCAGAATTGAGTCAGGCAATCGAGCGGATGGATTCCTCGACGCCAGAAAGAGAACGAACCGTCATACAGAACATTTTTCGAACCCATGGGCAGGAACTTATCCAAGGAGTGGTACGGCCGAACACAGTTCGCAGAAATTGGGGGTTGCTCTGTCGTTTTGAAACCAAGGTCCTGGATGTTCACATTGTTGTGCTTGGTATCGGCGGGCACTTTATTCCACTCAAGGGTGTCGACGAGGCGGTGTTAAGACTTGGGCGCCTGACTTTTTGA
- a CDS encoding MFS transporter has protein sequence MSVGSLLQILANRRIEIMLPLGFASGLPLALTAGTLQAWLTVVGVDLKTIGIFTLVGLPYTIKFLWAPLMDRVTLPWLGRRRGWMLVTQLGVAVGLAFMALIDPRDRPEFLGVFAVLVAFLSASLDIVFDAYRTDVLRPNERGFGAAVWVNGYRFALLVASAGALVLADHLGWQTTYLVLAAVMATGVATILVSPEPSETRGAPATLGEAIGGPLKELFARSSVWGFLALIVLYKIGDALAASLQTAFLIGGIGFSISEVGYVKGLGVAATLIGALAGGIAMARLGLVWSLLVFGLLQAISNLGFMWLAWIGKSHVVLVTSVVVENLTGGMGTAAFVALIMSLCDHRYTATQFALLSSLEAFGRVFSGRPSAELVAMVGWIQFFFLSFLIALPGVWLVWILRVRLQSSRELQDADQSPT, from the coding sequence ATGAGCGTAGGTTCTCTTCTTCAGATTCTTGCGAACCGTCGCATCGAGATCATGTTGCCTCTTGGCTTTGCTTCCGGCCTGCCATTGGCACTGACAGCCGGTACACTCCAGGCCTGGTTGACGGTCGTCGGTGTTGACCTGAAGACCATCGGGATTTTTACTCTCGTTGGTCTCCCATACACGATCAAATTCCTTTGGGCCCCGCTGATGGATCGAGTCACGCTACCTTGGTTGGGTCGGCGGCGCGGATGGATGTTGGTCACGCAGCTAGGTGTGGCCGTTGGTCTTGCCTTCATGGCACTGATTGATCCCCGTGATCGCCCAGAATTCTTGGGGGTCTTTGCTGTGCTCGTGGCATTTCTTTCCGCCTCGCTTGATATCGTATTCGACGCATACCGGACCGATGTACTTCGGCCTAATGAGCGAGGTTTCGGGGCTGCTGTGTGGGTGAATGGATATCGCTTTGCGCTATTGGTTGCCAGCGCCGGTGCATTAGTACTCGCCGATCACCTTGGCTGGCAGACCACCTATCTCGTGCTCGCTGCCGTGATGGCTACCGGAGTTGCAACGATCCTCGTCAGCCCAGAGCCGTCAGAAACTCGCGGGGCTCCAGCCACACTCGGAGAGGCAATCGGTGGTCCGTTGAAAGAACTCTTCGCCCGTTCATCCGTCTGGGGGTTCCTCGCGCTTATTGTGCTGTATAAGATCGGCGATGCCCTTGCCGCGTCTCTTCAGACGGCTTTTCTCATTGGAGGCATCGGATTTTCGATCAGCGAGGTGGGGTATGTGAAAGGGCTTGGCGTCGCGGCCACGTTGATAGGTGCGTTGGCAGGAGGCATCGCGATGGCGAGATTGGGGCTGGTTTGGTCACTTCTGGTCTTTGGCCTGCTCCAGGCCATTTCGAACTTGGGCTTTATGTGGCTCGCATGGATAGGAAAGAGCCATGTAGTCCTCGTGACTTCGGTTGTCGTCGAGAATCTGACCGGAGGCATGGGGACCGCCGCGTTTGTCGCGCTGATCATGTCGCTCTGCGACCATCGTTACACCGCTACACAGTTTGCTCTGCTCTCTTCCTTGGAAGCATTTGGACGGGTCTTTTCCGGACGTCCATCGGCAGAATTGGTTGCGATGGTCGGTTGGATTCAATTCTTCTTCCTGTCGTTTCTGATTGCATTGCCTGGTGTATGGCTGGTGTGGATCCTTAGAGTGAGACTTCAGTCTTCTCGTGAACTACAGGATGCGGATCAGTCTCCGACGTGA
- the mtaB gene encoding tRNA (N(6)-L-threonylcarbamoyladenosine(37)-C(2))-methylthiotransferase MtaB, whose translation MKRASLHTLGCRLNQAETTVLESRLRRDGYRVVEFGEPTDLLVVNTCSVTEDAERTCRYVIRKTLRHSPEAFVAVTGCYAQTGTHRLRNVPGIDLIVGNQFKWDLPSFLPTPQALKKRAQADVIHTKTIDREDFALPEYGEPDSTRAFLKIQDGCNVMCSFCLIPFARGHERSRFVEDVMREASILVEGGYREVVLTGVNIGRYGQRGVDLVGLIERLETIAGLERIRISSIEPTTITESLLDKMAVSSKLCPYLHVPLQSGDDGILHAMNRPYRVAEFIALIERAASLVPRLGLGTDIMVGFPGESEAAFTNTLRVTDILPFSYFHIFTYSPRPGTAASKLSHRVPDRVSRERARRMAELSRHKRLTFAERHIGCTLPVLFESGKIDGLRIGTTANFLKVAAASEIDLANQLRLVVITGASDRWAVGQLMEEPRHSRTLSLPIL comes from the coding sequence ATGAAACGAGCCTCTCTCCATACTCTCGGTTGCCGGTTGAATCAGGCCGAGACAACCGTTCTGGAATCGCGGCTTCGACGAGACGGGTACCGTGTCGTCGAATTTGGTGAACCGACGGATTTGCTCGTGGTGAATACGTGCTCCGTAACGGAGGACGCGGAACGCACCTGTCGCTATGTTATTCGAAAGACGTTACGGCATTCTCCTGAAGCGTTCGTTGCCGTCACCGGTTGTTACGCCCAAACCGGGACACACAGGTTGCGCAATGTTCCCGGTATCGATCTCATCGTCGGCAATCAATTCAAGTGGGATCTACCCTCATTTCTTCCCACGCCCCAGGCATTGAAAAAACGCGCCCAGGCGGACGTGATCCATACCAAGACAATCGATCGTGAGGACTTCGCCCTGCCCGAATACGGCGAACCAGACTCTACGAGAGCGTTCCTCAAGATCCAAGATGGTTGCAACGTCATGTGTAGCTTCTGTCTGATTCCGTTCGCACGAGGTCATGAGCGAAGCCGCTTCGTGGAGGACGTGATGCGAGAAGCATCAATCCTCGTTGAAGGCGGCTATCGAGAAGTGGTCCTTACAGGAGTGAATATCGGGCGCTATGGCCAGCGCGGCGTGGATCTTGTGGGATTGATCGAGCGACTTGAGACGATTGCGGGGCTTGAGCGAATCCGAATCTCGTCGATCGAACCAACGACGATCACGGAGTCCCTTCTCGACAAAATGGCCGTGTCGTCAAAGCTCTGCCCTTATCTCCATGTCCCGCTGCAAAGTGGAGACGACGGGATTCTGCATGCCATGAATCGTCCGTACCGCGTGGCGGAGTTCATTGCGTTGATCGAACGGGCGGCTTCCTTGGTTCCCCGACTCGGATTGGGTACCGATATCATGGTAGGATTCCCGGGGGAAAGCGAGGCCGCCTTCACGAACACGCTCCGCGTGACCGACATCCTTCCTTTCTCCTACTTTCACATCTTTACCTATTCGCCGAGGCCGGGTACGGCCGCCTCGAAGCTATCTCACCGTGTGCCGGACCGAGTTAGCCGGGAAAGGGCGCGAAGAATGGCTGAGCTGTCACGACATAAACGGCTGACCTTCGCGGAACGACACATCGGTTGCACCCTGCCTGTACTGTTCGAATCAGGAAAGATAGATGGCCTCAGGATTGGAACGACAGCCAATTTTTTAAAGGTGGCCGCGGCTTCAGAAATCGATCTTGCGAATCAGCTGAGGCTCGTGGTGATTACCGGAGCGTCAGATCGTTGGGCTGTCGGCCAATTGATGGAAGAACCTCGACACTCTCGAACGCTGTCTCTACCTATATTATGA
- the miaB gene encoding tRNA (N6-isopentenyl adenosine(37)-C2)-methylthiotransferase MiaB — protein sequence MTTHFAAPLIHLETFGCQMNEYDSELVRSLLKREGFVFTEDRERADVILMNTCAIRENAHNKVYSHLADLKALKKQRPLVVGVLGCMAQNLKEELTEQQPLVDVLAGPDAYRQLPMLLTNALRLQEQGSALKGFAVDLSEYETYDDVVPERNDGVNAWIAVMRGCDNFCSFCVVPYTRGRERSRDPEGIVREARQIAAQGFKQITLLGQNVNSYRHGSWDFARLLTAVADVPGIERVRFTSPHPKDFPSGLIEVVAEHPHVCKHIHLPMQSGSDRILSLMNRNYTNVEYRALVDRIRTFRSDIVLTTDIICGFCSETDAEFTETYKLIEEIRFYNAYIFKYSERKHTIAARKFLDDIPEQVKAERVTRLVDLQHRISYEYNRSYIGTTVEVLVDGNSKRSDSQSTGKTDGNVTVVWDKSLITCRPGDFVGVPILDASASTLFAHTRPQARKLLC from the coding sequence ATGACAACCCACTTCGCAGCACCTTTGATACATCTCGAAACATTTGGATGCCAGATGAACGAGTATGATTCTGAACTCGTTCGCTCGCTTCTGAAGCGAGAAGGCTTTGTGTTCACCGAGGATCGCGAGCGCGCCGACGTGATTCTTATGAATACCTGCGCCATCCGAGAGAATGCCCACAACAAAGTCTATAGTCACCTCGCTGATCTCAAAGCTCTCAAGAAGCAGCGTCCGCTGGTGGTGGGAGTTCTGGGGTGTATGGCACAGAATCTGAAGGAAGAGCTCACGGAGCAACAGCCTCTGGTCGACGTGCTTGCCGGTCCTGATGCCTATCGTCAATTACCCATGCTCCTAACCAACGCACTTCGATTACAGGAGCAAGGATCAGCTCTTAAGGGGTTTGCTGTCGATCTCTCCGAATACGAAACCTACGACGACGTTGTGCCAGAACGGAACGACGGTGTGAATGCCTGGATCGCTGTTATGCGGGGATGCGATAATTTCTGCAGCTTTTGCGTCGTGCCTTATACGAGGGGACGAGAGCGGTCACGCGACCCGGAAGGAATCGTACGAGAAGCTCGACAGATCGCTGCGCAAGGGTTTAAGCAGATCACTCTCCTGGGGCAAAACGTGAATTCTTACCGTCATGGCAGTTGGGACTTTGCCCGGTTGCTTACAGCGGTCGCTGACGTGCCTGGAATCGAACGTGTTCGCTTTACGTCCCCACACCCGAAAGATTTTCCCTCTGGCCTGATCGAGGTTGTCGCGGAGCATCCTCATGTTTGCAAACATATCCATCTTCCGATGCAGTCCGGTAGCGATCGTATTCTCAGCCTAATGAACCGCAATTATACGAATGTGGAATATCGTGCTTTGGTGGATCGCATTCGAACGTTCCGTTCAGACATCGTGTTGACCACCGATATTATTTGCGGATTCTGTTCGGAAACGGATGCCGAGTTTACTGAAACCTACAAGCTGATCGAAGAAATCCGATTTTATAACGCTTATATCTTCAAGTACTCTGAGCGAAAGCATACGATTGCCGCCAGAAAATTTCTCGATGACATTCCGGAGCAGGTGAAGGCGGAACGGGTTACCAGGCTCGTCGACCTTCAACATCGGATTTCTTACGAATACAACCGGTCATATATCGGCACCACAGTCGAGGTCTTAGTTGACGGTAATTCCAAACGCTCTGATTCTCAGTCAACGGGAAAGACCGATGGCAATGTCACCGTTGTCTGGGATAAATCTCTCATTACCTGTCGGCCGGGAGATTTCGTCGGAGTGCCGATCCTTGATGCCTCAGCATCTACGTTGTTCGCCCACACACGCCCACAAGCACGAAAACTACTCTGCTGA
- a CDS encoding 3'-5' exonuclease: protein MKVVLDIETIQAPREEWARLSGVGSVRSSSESVEPGFDLFTAGEVDALKRAEDELYAKSAFDGTYSRVVCIGLLEFSDQMEPRGAVAWYGANERELLRQFWSRLAQDRPTLFITHNGLGFDLPFIKKRSMIHQVRPSLDISLAKFRTEPVYDTMAVWSNWDTRGWVKLDVLARALNVETKSGSGELVAEMWEKGQGAELARYCLQDTYVTYACFCRMNFRQPLSREVVLLQPEVVNVG, encoded by the coding sequence ATGAAGGTCGTGCTCGATATAGAAACGATTCAAGCCCCGCGAGAGGAATGGGCCCGACTGTCCGGCGTAGGGTCGGTACGCAGCAGCAGCGAATCCGTCGAACCAGGATTTGACCTCTTTACCGCCGGGGAGGTGGATGCCTTAAAGCGTGCTGAAGACGAACTCTACGCAAAATCCGCCTTCGATGGTACCTATAGCCGAGTGGTCTGTATCGGACTACTTGAGTTCTCTGATCAAATGGAACCGCGGGGGGCGGTGGCTTGGTATGGGGCGAATGAACGAGAACTCTTGCGGCAATTCTGGAGCCGACTCGCGCAGGATCGTCCTACCCTTTTCATTACCCATAACGGGCTGGGCTTTGACCTGCCGTTCATTAAGAAACGATCTATGATCCATCAAGTCAGGCCCAGCTTGGACATCAGCTTGGCAAAGTTTCGTACGGAGCCGGTGTACGACACAATGGCCGTCTGGAGTAATTGGGATACCCGGGGATGGGTGAAATTGGATGTCCTGGCGAGGGCCTTGAATGTCGAGACCAAATCTGGAAGCGGAGAACTGGTGGCCGAGATGTGGGAGAAGGGACAGGGGGCTGAGTTAGCTCGCTATTGTCTGCAGGATACGTACGTGACGTATGCGTGTTTTTGCCGAATGAATTTTCGACAGCCGCTGTCCCGCGAAGTTGTCCTACTTCAGCCGGAAGTAGTGAATGTTGGTTGA
- the mutT gene encoding 8-oxo-dGTP diphosphatase MutT: MAAMRTIEVAAGLINRDGRYLIARRKSGVHLEGLWEFPGGKREAGETLEECLRRELWEELHVRIDLVSPFHIIRHEYPEKTVELHFFRCTIESGQPTPVDCAEIRWVYPDQLENFEFPPADRPVIDSLQEQARQLQQ, encoded by the coding sequence ATGGCGGCTATGCGAACGATCGAAGTCGCTGCGGGTCTGATCAACCGCGACGGTCGGTACTTGATCGCGCGGCGCAAGTCGGGCGTCCATTTGGAAGGACTCTGGGAATTTCCTGGTGGCAAACGTGAAGCGGGAGAAACATTGGAGGAGTGTCTCCGGCGTGAATTGTGGGAAGAACTGCATGTCCGGATCGACCTTGTGAGCCCGTTTCATATTATCCGGCATGAATATCCCGAGAAGACTGTGGAACTCCATTTTTTCCGTTGCACGATCGAAAGCGGGCAACCGACTCCTGTTGACTGTGCTGAAATCCGCTGGGTCTATCCCGATCAACTCGAAAACTTTGAGTTTCCCCCGGCTGATCGGCCGGTGATTGACTCTCTACAGGAACAGGCGCGCCAGTTACAGCAATGA
- a CDS encoding A/G-specific adenine glycosylase codes for MPRKTQPRTSSLRKNRKPSQLSRLDASLKRRFQQKLLKWYKEHGRDLPWRKTSNPYHILVSEVMLQQTQVDRVIPKYHEFLDRYPSIEDLAEAPVGDVKQTWYPLGYNIRPERLHGIARETVARYGGKLPNGQEELLSFKGIGRYTAGAIRSFAFNEDAPILDTNVMRVLHRVFVGKGTPKSQKTVLWELSESLIPRGKGYDFNQAMMDFGAMCCTARNPYCQLCPMKTFCKSYPCDTSRES; via the coding sequence ATGCCTCGCAAGACACAACCTCGGACGTCCTCACTTCGGAAGAATAGGAAGCCATCACAGCTCTCCCGACTCGATGCCTCGCTCAAGCGGCGATTTCAGCAGAAGCTCCTCAAATGGTACAAGGAACATGGACGGGACCTGCCCTGGCGAAAAACGTCAAATCCTTACCACATCCTGGTGTCCGAAGTGATGCTCCAGCAAACTCAAGTGGACCGGGTGATTCCGAAGTACCATGAGTTCCTTGACCGCTACCCCAGTATTGAAGACTTGGCGGAGGCACCGGTCGGGGATGTAAAACAAACTTGGTATCCGTTGGGCTATAACATCCGTCCGGAGCGGTTGCATGGCATCGCCCGCGAAACGGTTGCTCGGTATGGAGGGAAACTTCCGAACGGTCAAGAAGAATTGCTGTCGTTCAAGGGGATAGGCCGCTATACGGCAGGTGCCATTCGATCGTTCGCCTTCAATGAAGACGCACCGATTCTCGACACAAACGTCATGCGCGTGTTGCATCGCGTTTTTGTAGGAAAGGGAACCCCCAAATCACAGAAAACCGTGCTGTGGGAATTATCCGAGTCGTTGATTCCGCGGGGGAAGGGATATGACTTTAACCAAGCGATGATGGACTTTGGGGCCATGTGTTGCACCGCGAGAAATCCCTACTGCCAGCTTTGCCCCATGAAAACATTCTGTAAATCCTATCCCTGTGACACCAGTCGGGAGAGCTGA
- a CDS encoding PilZ domain-containing protein — protein sequence MVVRKFPRFPVSFSGTLVQRDAFKHKGSLRDLSLRGCRVETMIQPFTGMQVELHLHIPGEPAPITITNATVRWSGSHGVGMEFLNVAPPQQERLTRVIQQLAKKA from the coding sequence ATGGTTGTTCGTAAATTTCCTCGGTTTCCCGTGTCTTTTTCCGGCACGCTCGTGCAGCGGGATGCCTTCAAGCACAAGGGCTCGCTTCGGGATCTCTCCCTACGCGGTTGCCGCGTTGAAACGATGATTCAACCCTTTACTGGCATGCAAGTGGAACTCCATCTTCACATTCCTGGCGAGCCTGCCCCAATCACTATTACGAATGCGACGGTGCGATGGTCCGGCTCTCACGGTGTCGGCATGGAGTTTTTGAACGTCGCCCCGCCCCAACAAGAACGTCTCACCCGCGTGATTCAGCAACTCGCCAAGAAGGCTTAA